Genomic segment of Candidatus Woesearchaeota archaeon:
AGAGCCGAAAAGGTACAAGACTGTGTTGCAGCGGTTGGACGCCTCTTCGTTCCCGAGTTTGCACGCCGCGAGGGCGGGGTTTTTGGTGTTGGTGTTGGCGGAGAAGGTGAGGACGAGATTCGCCTTGGTCTTGATGGTCGTGTTGGCGATGCTGGTGTGCTACAGCAGGGTGGTGCGCCGTCGCCATGATTACGTTGACGTGCTTGCAGGGCTTGTTTTGGGTGTTTCGTTGGGTGTTGCGTCGTTGGCGTGGTTGTGAGTTGCTGTTGGCGGCGAATTCGTTGGGGGAGTTTGTAAGGGAAAGAGTTATAAAATAGATGAGGAACCCTTTTCGCAGATAGTGGGGGTGATGGTATTTGGCATTATTTGCTGTTACGAAGAAGTGTGAGGGTTCTTCTGAGTTTTTGAACTTCGTTCATGAGGAAGGTGGTTTTTTTTACCATAAGCAGATTGAGCGCAGGGGCGGCAGGGTATTTATGCGTATGAAGAGGAGGCGTCTTGCGTAAGTGCGTTGCGTACACGTTGCGTAAATGAGGGGGTTGGCGGCGCTTCTTGTGGGGGTTCTGGCAGGCATCAAACATCAAGAAGTGCTTGGTAAGAATGGGCTTTTATCGTCGTGAGAAGCGTTGGACGAAGTTGCCCATGCGGCTCTTGAGGGTGCGTTCCGGGTCTTTTTCGAGTTCGAAGTTGACTCTGCTCTTCATTTCAAGGTTGCGATAGTAATCAATGGTTTTGAGGAAGTTTTCTATTTCTTTGATGGCGCCGTAGAGTTGGTGTTGTTTGCCGAGGTCGAGTGTTTCCTTGCCGTTGTTGAGCATCGTGATGAGGTTTGCTCGGCGCTGCTCAAAGGTTCTTTTCAAGGCGATGAGTGGCATGGTTGTTCTTGGGGTTTTTGTTGATGTTGTTGAGGAAGAATTGGAGGCAGTCTGTGGCATCGAAGCTTGCTTGCTTGCGAAGCCCTTTGGGCCCGAAGTGCAGGGTGAGCGCCTCGTCTCCAACCTCGCTGTTGCATACTGGGCAGATTTTTCCCCCGATGAGTTGTTGTTTGCGTTGCTTTATTAACCTTTCGATAGCTCCTTTGTTGAGGGCTTCTTCAATGCGTTGGAGTTCTTCTCGCGTGGCTTTTTTGATGAGTTCTTCAAGTTCGTGCATGGGTTTCCTCTTTTATTGTTTGAAGAATGTTTGCGGGGTCTTTGAGGGTGTGGGGTTTTTTGGTGAGGTTGATGAAATAGTCTTCCTTTCGGGCGAGGCCATCTCGTATTTCTTGGGGGGTGTGGGACCATACAGAGATGGTGTGGGTGTTGCCTTTTGAGTCGGTGATGGTGATGGTGCTCTTTTTCTTGCGGACTTCTTCAACGTTGTCGGTGATGACGAGGATGTCGAGGCCG
This window contains:
- a CDS encoding phosphatase PAP2 family protein, producing the protein MFQEGLQRIVRDISALGGITFAVLVFLFALAFSWFDVARRLFFCIVASFFIAGMIRFVYFKDRPEPKRYKTVLQRLDASSFPSLHAARAGFLVLVLAEKVRTRFALVLMVVLAMLVCYSRVVRRRHDYVDVLAGLVLGVSLGVASLAWL